CGCAGCGCCGCGGGATCCCCGTGCGCCGGCTCAACTCCAGCTCGCTCGTGCAGCTCGGGCTGGGGAAGAACCTCCGCCGCATCCAGGCGGCGATGTCCGACTACACCAGCGCCATCGGGGTGGAGATCGCGCAGGACAAGGACGACACGCGCCGCGTGCTGCGCAACATCGGCCTCCCCGCGCCGGAGGGCGACACCGCCACCACGCTGGAGGACGCCATCGAGGTGGCGCGCGAGATCGGCTTCCCGGTGCTGCTGAAGCCGCTGGACGCCAGCCAGGGGAGGGGGATCTCCGGGCGGCTGGACGACGAGGACGCGGTCCGCCTGGCGTGGCCCATCACCAGCGAGTACTCCCGGCGCGTGGTGGTGGAGCGCTACGTCCAGGGGAGGGACTACCGGGTGCTGGTGGTCGACGGGACGGTGGCCGCGGTGGCCGAGCGCGTCCCGGCGCACGTGATCGGCGACGGGCGGAGCACCATCCGGGAGCTGATCGACGCCGCCAACCGCGACCCCCGGCGGGGGAAGGGGCACGGGAGGATCCTCACCCGCCTCCCCGACGACGGGCGCACCGAGGAGTTCCTGGCCACCTGCGGGCTGAACATGCAGTCCGTGCCGGAGGCCGGGGAGTTCGTGGCGCTGCGCGCCACGGCCAACCTGTCCACCGGGGGGACCTCCATCGACCGGACCGACGAGATCCACCCCGACAATGTGACCGCGTGCGAGATGGCCGCGGGGATCGTGGGGCTGGACATCGCCGGGATCGACGTGCTCTCGCCCGACATCTGCATCCCCTTCCGGGAGAACGGCGCCGTCATCATCGAGGTGAACGCCGCGCCGGGCCTGCGGATGCACACCCACCCCAGCGAGGGGACGCCGCGGAACGTGGGGGCGCCCATCATCGACATGCTGTACCCCCCGGGCGCGGAGTACAGCATCCCCGTGATCGCCATCACCGGGACCAACGGCAAGACCACCACCACGCGGCTGGTGGCGCACCTCTTCCGGCAGACCGGGAAGACGGTGGGCTTCACCACCACCGACGGCGTCTACCTGCAGAACCGGCTGGTGATGGAGGGGGACATGACCGGCCCCTTCTCCGCCAACATCATCCTCAGCAACCCCACCGTGGACGTGGCGGTGCTGGAGACGGCGCGCGGGGGGGTGCTGCGCGCGGGGCTGGGCTTCGACGAGGCGGACGTGGGCGTGGTGCTGAACGTCAGCGCCGACCACCTGGGGATGCGGGGGATCAACACCCTGGAGCAGCTCGCGGAGGTCAAGGCGGTCATCCCCGCCGTGGTCAAGCGCGAGGGACACGCCGTGCTCAACGCCGACGACCCGCTGGTGTACGCCATGCGCGAGCGCACCGGCGCCGACATCGTCCTCTTCTCGACGAGGGCGGAGGGGGAGAACGAGCTGTTCGAGGACCACATCGAGCGCGGCGGGATCGGCGTGCGGATCGAGGACGGCACCTTCGTGATCCGCCGCGGCCGGCTGCGCATCCCCATCGCCAGCGTCCGCGAGGTGCCGCTGATGCTGGGGGGCGCGGCGCGCTTCCAGCAGCAGAACATCCTGGCCGCCATCGCCACCGCGTACGTGCGGGGGGTGCGGTACGACACGATCCGCGCGGGGCTCCTCTCCTTCTTCCCCTCGCCCACCATGACCCCGGGGCGGCTCAACCTGCTGCGGGTGCGGAACGCCCGGGTCCTGGTGGACTACGCCCACAACCCCGCGGCGGTGGAGGGGCTGATGGAGGTGGCGATGGAGCTCCCCGCGCGCCGGCGGGTGGGGGTGCTCGCCGCGCCGGGGGACCGGCGCGACGAGGACATCCGCGGGGTGGGGCGGCTCGCCGCGGGGCTGGACCTCGCCCTGCTCAAGGAGGACGAGGACCTGCGCGAGCGCGCCCCCGGCGAGGCGGCGGCGCTCCTGGCGGAGGGGCTGCGGGAGGGGGGGATGGCGGAGGACCGCATCGAGACCTTCCGGAGCGAGGCCGAGGCGGTGGACCGGATGCTGGCCGGGCTGCAGGAGGGGGACCTGGCCGTGGTGCTGGCGGACGACGTGCGGGGGGTGCTGGCGCGGATCCACCCGGACGCGAACGGGGCGGGCGCCACCTGAGGCGATGCC
Above is a genomic segment from Longimicrobiaceae bacterium containing:
- the cphA gene encoding cyanophycin synthetase → MSQTETTGAGAAALAVDPDELRVSNLRAVRGPNFWRLAPVIACDLRLGALEDVPSTAIPGFNERLLELIPTLDQHPCSRGETGGFVERLREGTHLPHILEHVALELQTLAGSDVRFGRVVESGDEGVWWLIVAYEEEDVGLRSVRDAVRVVRACMTGEPLDLHRIVDDLHDLREEVRLGPSTAAIVEEAQRRGIPVRRLNSSSLVQLGLGKNLRRIQAAMSDYTSAIGVEIAQDKDDTRRVLRNIGLPAPEGDTATTLEDAIEVAREIGFPVLLKPLDASQGRGISGRLDDEDAVRLAWPITSEYSRRVVVERYVQGRDYRVLVVDGTVAAVAERVPAHVIGDGRSTIRELIDAANRDPRRGKGHGRILTRLPDDGRTEEFLATCGLNMQSVPEAGEFVALRATANLSTGGTSIDRTDEIHPDNVTACEMAAGIVGLDIAGIDVLSPDICIPFRENGAVIIEVNAAPGLRMHTHPSEGTPRNVGAPIIDMLYPPGAEYSIPVIAITGTNGKTTTTRLVAHLFRQTGKTVGFTTTDGVYLQNRLVMEGDMTGPFSANIILSNPTVDVAVLETARGGVLRAGLGFDEADVGVVLNVSADHLGMRGINTLEQLAEVKAVIPAVVKREGHAVLNADDPLVYAMRERTGADIVLFSTRAEGENELFEDHIERGGIGVRIEDGTFVIRRGRLRIPIASVREVPLMLGGAARFQQQNILAAIATAYVRGVRYDTIRAGLLSFFPSPTMTPGRLNLLRVRNARVLVDYAHNPAAVEGLMEVAMELPARRRVGVLAAPGDRRDEDIRGVGRLAAGLDLALLKEDEDLRERAPGEAAALLAEGLREGGMAEDRIETFRSEAEAVDRMLAGLQEGDLAVVLADDVRGVLARIHPDANGAGAT